The following is a genomic window from candidate division KSB1 bacterium.
ATGACGTGCTGGCCTTGGAGCGCACGCACGAGTATCACGGCCTGTACCACGTGTTAGGAGGTGCCTTGTCGCCGTTAGATGGCATCGGGCCGGAGCAGTTGAAGGTGAAGGAGCTTCTTCAACGACTGCGCCCACCAGTGGAAGAGGTGATTCTGGCCACCAATCCCAGCGCCGAAGGGGAGGCGACGGCTCTGTACCTGCTAAAGCTGATCCAACCACTGGGCATCAAGGTGACCCGGATTGCCCGAGGAATCCCCATGGGCGTGGACATTGAATACGCCGACGAGATCACCCTCACACGCGCATTGGAGGGAAGGACGCTTCTGTGAGTCCTGGGGAAGCATATAGAGGAGGAGCGAGCGGTGGCACGGATGATCGAAGTGCGATGGCATGGACGCGGTGGTCAAGGGGCGAAGACCGCCGCGCAGATGTTGGCAGAGGCAGCGATTGAAGAAGGGCGCCATGCCCAGGCCTTCCCCGAATACGGGCCGGAGCGCACGGGCGCCCCAGTGCGGGCCTACACGCGCATATCTGATGCTCC
Proteins encoded in this region:
- the recR gene encoding recombination mediator RecR, whose amino-acid sequence is MLYPSEAVEKAITQLSQLPGIGRKSAQRIVFYLLKLPAEEVRLLADSLVRIKERVTRCSICCSITEQDPCAICTDPKRDQKVICVVEEANDVLALERTHEYHGLYHVLGGALSPLDGIGPEQLKVKELLQRLRPPVEEVILATNPSAEGEATALYLLKLIQPLGIKVTRIARGIPMGVDIEYADEITLTRALEGRTLL